The following are encoded in a window of Persicobacter psychrovividus genomic DNA:
- a CDS encoding VanW family protein has product MNQIEKPIHRSSIRRKIGREYYILKREIEWIFGDKIYSKTKSDFKYKNIVFSHKSVILRKLKDVDMYLQDNKRKNLELAINHINKIIIKPGETFSIWRLVGRPTKAKGYQDGLVLIQGGIGKDVGGGLCQLGNLLFWIFAHSPLVIKERYRHGFDVFPDVNRKVPFGAGATLSYNHIDLQVKNETENVFQINLWLDDKYLNGELLSKEKIKSKYRIEERNHSMKQQFWGGYSRHNQIFQIEDNEDGEKEKLLVENHAIMMYNPFIESKKL; this is encoded by the coding sequence ATGAATCAAATCGAAAAACCAATACATAGAAGTTCTATACGAAGAAAAATAGGACGAGAGTATTATATATTAAAAAGGGAAATTGAATGGATTTTTGGAGATAAAATATATTCAAAAACAAAAAGTGACTTTAAATATAAAAATATCGTCTTTTCTCATAAGTCAGTAATTTTACGAAAACTTAAGGATGTTGATATGTATTTGCAAGATAATAAACGTAAAAATTTAGAGCTTGCTATAAATCATATTAATAAAATAATAATCAAGCCAGGTGAGACATTTTCAATATGGAGGCTAGTAGGGCGTCCGACTAAAGCAAAAGGCTACCAAGATGGGCTTGTTCTTATTCAAGGAGGAATTGGGAAAGATGTTGGAGGAGGATTGTGCCAATTAGGGAATCTGTTGTTTTGGATTTTTGCTCATTCTCCATTAGTAATAAAAGAACGATATAGACACGGATTTGATGTTTTCCCTGACGTAAATAGAAAAGTTCCATTTGGTGCAGGAGCAACCTTGTCTTATAATCATATTGATTTACAAGTCAAAAATGAAACTGAGAATGTTTTTCAAATAAATCTTTGGCTTGATGATAAATATTTAAATGGGGAATTATTGAGTAAGGAAAAGATTAAAAGTAAATATCGGATAGAGGAACGAAATCATTCAATGAAACAACAATTTTGGGGAGGATATTCTCGACATAACCAGATTTTTCAAATAGAAGATAATGAAGATGGAGAAAAAGAAAAACTTTTGGTTGAAAACCATGCAATAATGATGTATAATCCTTTCATCGAGAGCAAGAAGTTATAG
- a CDS encoding helix-turn-helix domain-containing protein, with amino-acid sequence MTTIFFIWSSVQSLITGLLVLFIKKSKLNWTLAATFFVSAINIYHQYLFRFTEAKFTMSRFIALPDLFDFALPALIFLYVKSYLGKNSPKDKDYLYFAPAAIFLASAVAYVLSFEHFTFNNYIRSTFHSVVLIALVFWKGYIFTQLSYLIKEVKQAIPEKQQQQLDWPKILHYFVGVILYTAIVQAIFLLVIMEHWSYEVINDIRVIFNLNYIIFNSSLIIVSLFFVIKYPKILAGKLSIKQASNPLSVAMSSSLQRKIDKLFNVDKIHTNTELNEVKLAEELGIQKYMLSKYLNDQVGVTFNELLNQKRVEEAQRIFKESIDEEVKNFGVAIDSGFKTESVFYVNFKKITGMTPNQYKKQLRDEREGVKA; translated from the coding sequence ATGACGACTATATTTTTTATCTGGTCTTCGGTTCAGAGTTTAATCACCGGCCTTTTGGTGCTCTTCATCAAGAAGTCGAAACTCAACTGGACACTTGCCGCCACTTTTTTTGTTTCAGCCATTAATATTTATCATCAATATTTATTTCGGTTTACGGAAGCCAAATTCACCATGTCGCGCTTTATCGCTTTGCCCGACCTTTTTGACTTTGCCCTGCCCGCACTGATTTTCCTGTATGTCAAGTCTTACCTCGGTAAAAACAGCCCCAAAGACAAAGATTACCTGTATTTTGCCCCTGCGGCGATTTTCCTGGCATCGGCAGTCGCCTATGTCCTTTCCTTTGAGCATTTTACTTTCAATAATTATATCCGATCGACCTTTCACAGCGTCGTGTTAATTGCGCTGGTATTCTGGAAAGGCTATATTTTTACCCAACTTTCCTATTTAATCAAGGAGGTGAAGCAAGCCATTCCCGAGAAGCAACAGCAGCAGCTGGACTGGCCAAAAATTTTACACTATTTTGTAGGCGTGATCCTCTATACAGCAATTGTGCAGGCTATTTTCTTGCTGGTCATTATGGAACACTGGTCCTATGAGGTGATCAATGATATTCGTGTAATTTTCAACCTGAATTATATAATTTTTAATTCAAGTCTCATCATTGTTTCTCTATTTTTTGTGATTAAATATCCGAAAATACTGGCAGGGAAATTATCGATAAAACAGGCGAGCAACCCACTTTCTGTAGCCATGAGTTCTTCCCTGCAACGGAAAATTGACAAACTGTTCAATGTTGATAAAATTCATACCAATACGGAGCTCAATGAAGTGAAACTGGCCGAAGAGCTGGGCATTCAAAAGTATATGCTTTCCAAATATTTGAACGACCAGGTGGGGGTTACTTTTAATGAATTGCTGAATCAAAAAAGGGTCGAGGAAGCACAGCGCATCTTCAAGGAATCCATTGATGAGGAAGTGAAGAATTTTGGAGTCGCCATTGATAGCGGATTTAAAACAGAGTCGGTCTTTTATGTCAATTTCAAAAAAATTACAGGCATGACACCCAATCAGTATAAAAAGCAGCTGCGTGATGAACGAGAAGGCGTGAAAGCCTAA
- a CDS encoding T9SS type A sorting domain-containing protein yields the protein MTNNTLKPKGLCLWMLAFLWVATFANLPQAKAQTITEMTPALLPGATGNLMGADLDQLTGLKLNDVALTITAQSATEVTFEVPETFTPGGGKLMVQFNDGDYSEIDEGNKGKLYVVDRVSPAEVLVFYEPFVHPILGNTPNGEPIDGNFIFANNGTLTATGSGAVQVGFTPAAQVGEYGGFSGQQCVQFNMQGGESGEFVLSGINTEGLENIRLTYSLTGHSGGAQIGAAGFTVSYKDGDGDWVNIGGIAGVAAVFKKVKQWRNANPLPATDNLSIKFEFTARASGRPALLDDINITGYPEGSANISHFEPEAQVVGKQVTVYGSRLDNVTGVKIGEVDVTEYSVAENNKFITLTVPKGAELINEGVKNQEGLGRIEVIRSQGGNVYAATPLKAMSADPGVLGLSPVVAPALSYIYIYGSNLHNATAVKFNGVEATNFMEVKEDTLEVLVPEGVTDGPISIATANTDSVAVSDLTFMVDEDFPLFGLELSAEEGNELEETEIDVYLQANAAAESATSVDIEVSGENINDADYSLSKSMLTLAGGETMSEMAMLKILNDDDDYEEEETLIMTLTNRDGEGAVYGQGRTAEVRIVLKTPLDALEGIAKDLLIYQQADQLVINSETTDFTNAAVALYNSAGRLVRFKQVVSSASTVRLSTANCTTGVYFVRIADRNGVSAKKVIIVK from the coding sequence ATGACAAATAATACACTTAAACCAAAAGGCCTGTGCCTATGGATGTTGGCTTTCCTTTGGGTGGCCACTTTTGCAAACTTGCCACAGGCTAAAGCGCAAACGATCACAGAGATGACCCCGGCGCTATTGCCTGGGGCAACAGGTAACCTGATGGGTGCCGACCTGGACCAGTTGACCGGTCTGAAGCTGAACGATGTTGCGCTCACCATTACCGCACAATCGGCTACGGAAGTTACCTTCGAGGTGCCCGAAACTTTCACCCCTGGCGGCGGAAAGCTGATGGTGCAGTTTAACGATGGCGATTATTCAGAAATTGATGAAGGTAATAAAGGGAAGCTCTATGTGGTCGACCGTGTTTCTCCTGCGGAGGTGCTGGTTTTTTATGAGCCATTCGTCCACCCAATTTTAGGAAATACACCTAACGGTGAGCCGATTGACGGAAACTTTATCTTTGCCAATAATGGCACCCTGACAGCCACGGGAAGTGGTGCGGTACAGGTAGGTTTTACCCCTGCCGCGCAAGTGGGGGAGTATGGCGGTTTCTCTGGGCAACAATGTGTGCAGTTTAATATGCAGGGGGGCGAATCTGGCGAGTTTGTGCTTTCGGGCATTAATACTGAAGGGCTGGAAAATATCCGTCTGACTTACTCTTTAACAGGCCACAGTGGTGGCGCCCAGATTGGGGCAGCTGGCTTTACGGTTTCTTACAAAGATGGAGATGGTGATTGGGTAAATATTGGTGGGATTGCTGGAGTTGCGGCTGTTTTCAAAAAAGTGAAACAGTGGAGAAATGCAAACCCACTGCCTGCAACGGATAACCTGAGTATTAAATTTGAGTTTACTGCGCGTGCGTCAGGGCGCCCAGCTTTATTGGATGATATCAATATTACGGGTTACCCGGAAGGTTCTGCGAACATTTCGCATTTTGAGCCGGAAGCGCAGGTGGTCGGAAAGCAGGTAACTGTTTACGGTTCCCGCCTCGATAATGTCACTGGGGTGAAAATTGGTGAGGTAGATGTTACAGAATATTCAGTAGCGGAAAATAATAAGTTTATCACCCTTACGGTACCTAAAGGGGCGGAGTTAATCAATGAGGGCGTGAAGAATCAGGAAGGTCTTGGCCGTATCGAGGTTATCCGTTCACAGGGCGGAAATGTGTATGCTGCCACACCGCTGAAAGCGATGAGCGCAGATCCTGGCGTGCTTGGTTTGTCGCCAGTGGTGGCGCCTGCCTTGTCTTATATTTACATTTATGGTAGCAACCTGCACAATGCCACAGCGGTGAAATTCAATGGTGTGGAGGCTACGAATTTTATGGAGGTAAAAGAAGATACTTTGGAGGTGCTGGTACCTGAAGGCGTAACTGACGGCCCAATTTCCATCGCGACAGCCAATACGGATTCTGTAGCGGTATCAGATTTGACTTTCATGGTGGATGAGGACTTTCCATTGTTCGGCCTCGAATTGAGTGCGGAAGAAGGTAATGAACTTGAGGAAACCGAAATTGATGTTTACCTGCAAGCCAATGCGGCAGCAGAATCAGCAACTTCTGTAGACATTGAAGTGAGCGGGGAAAATATTAATGATGCGGACTATTCGCTGAGCAAATCAATGCTGACACTCGCAGGGGGTGAAACAATGTCGGAGATGGCAATGCTGAAAATTCTGAATGATGATGATGATTACGAGGAGGAAGAAACGCTGATCATGACACTGACGAACCGTGATGGTGAAGGGGCTGTTTATGGACAAGGGCGCACTGCCGAGGTTCGTATTGTTCTTAAAACACCTCTTGATGCCCTTGAAGGAATCGCGAAAGATTTGTTGATTTATCAGCAGGCAGACCAGTTGGTGATCAACAGCGAGACCACTGATTTTACCAATGCTGCTGTGGCGTTGTACAATTCAGCAGGTCGATTGGTTCGCTTCAAGCAGGTGGTGTCTTCAGCCTCAACGGTTCGCCTTTCGACAGCCAATTGCACCACAGGCGTTTATTTTGTGCGTATTGCTGACCGAAATGGGGTAAGTGCGAAAAAAGTCATTATTGTAAAATAA
- a CDS encoding RagB/SusD family nutrient uptake outer membrane protein has protein sequence MKIFNISILFCLLLTVSSCVKFDEFYSSEDFPGDEIGSSTYNLELVLSEGYRFWSQAVVKEHLADANVICDITEANLEGDFVGAYRAKYDYSRLDFKNDNMWEDAYKSINQANHILAITDADNQIDNIFESQRARMRGEAAFLRAYNHFLLLRYYAKQYTASTANTDAGIILRTTPAEDFSTGGRSSVAEGYALVLEDLELAIASLPENFSSNDHGTFPAYQFRANKFDAVSLKARVLLQMNDIDEALEVVSSLIGKPNTAPEFPAWAPAGLKMATGDGVLDLFRSESLAAGSELRTYVANYAISEPFTLMERIKLMANGVQSSIYLKDSFSEMYLDDKGDFLNSDTLRLRNFIKEVVVENEAGVATDTTFIYQKFSLTTGINTNWPTIRLAELLLMRAELLAVRGGSSAALKDLNLLRSLRGAQTVAGAPNPAEVLELVIRERMLELVGEGERFFHWKRMGAYNATVSDIYPESVYAPFSRTDQADIRWDSPQTLFRLPVNEINRNPDLSEADQNP, from the coding sequence ATGAAAATTTTTAATATATCCATTCTTTTTTGCCTGCTGCTGACGGTCAGTAGCTGCGTGAAGTTCGATGAGTTTTACTCCTCAGAGGATTTTCCTGGGGATGAAATTGGCAGCAGCACTTATAACCTTGAACTGGTACTTTCGGAGGGTTACCGGTTCTGGTCGCAGGCCGTGGTGAAAGAACACCTTGCCGATGCCAATGTGATCTGTGATATTACCGAAGCGAACCTCGAAGGGGATTTCGTGGGGGCTTATCGTGCGAAATATGATTATTCACGCCTTGATTTCAAGAATGATAACATGTGGGAAGATGCCTACAAGTCCATTAATCAGGCCAACCATATTCTGGCCATTACAGATGCCGACAACCAAATTGATAATATCTTTGAAAGCCAGCGTGCCCGAATGCGTGGTGAGGCGGCATTTTTAAGGGCCTACAATCATTTTCTGTTGTTGCGCTATTATGCCAAGCAATATACCGCTTCGACAGCCAACACCGATGCCGGAATTATTCTGCGGACAACGCCCGCCGAGGATTTTTCCACGGGTGGCCGAAGCTCCGTTGCGGAAGGTTATGCGCTGGTCCTCGAGGATTTGGAGCTTGCAATAGCCTCTTTGCCTGAAAATTTCTCCAGCAATGACCACGGCACTTTTCCTGCCTATCAGTTTCGGGCCAATAAATTTGACGCCGTTTCGCTCAAAGCACGCGTGCTTCTGCAAATGAACGACATCGATGAGGCCCTTGAGGTAGTTTCTTCCCTGATCGGAAAGCCCAATACCGCTCCGGAATTTCCGGCATGGGCGCCGGCGGGCTTGAAAATGGCCACCGGCGACGGGGTGCTTGACCTGTTCCGCTCCGAAAGCCTGGCAGCAGGCAGTGAATTACGGACGTATGTCGCGAATTATGCGATTTCTGAGCCTTTCACCCTCATGGAAAGAATCAAACTGATGGCCAACGGTGTGCAATCGTCCATTTACCTGAAGGATTCTTTTTCGGAAATGTACCTCGATGATAAAGGGGATTTCCTGAACAGCGATACCCTGCGCCTTCGCAATTTTATTAAAGAAGTGGTGGTGGAAAATGAGGCAGGCGTAGCGACCGATACGACCTTCATTTATCAGAAATTTTCCCTGACCACCGGCATCAACACCAACTGGCCAACCATCAGGCTTGCGGAACTGTTGCTGATGCGCGCAGAGCTGTTGGCGGTCCGTGGGGGGAGCTCCGCAGCACTAAAAGACCTCAACCTTTTGCGGTCATTAAGAGGGGCGCAAACTGTTGCGGGTGCGCCAAATCCAGCAGAGGTATTGGAGTTGGTGATCCGTGAACGCATGTTGGAGCTGGTGGGTGAAGGAGAACGTTTTTTCCATTGGAAACGAATGGGCGCCTACAATGCTACCGTGTCTGATATTTACCCTGAGAGTGTATATGCACCGTTTTCAAGAACTGATCAGGCTGATATCCGCTGGGATAGCCCTCAAACGCTTTTCCGCCTGCCGGTCAATGAAATCAACCGTAATCCTGACCTTTCTGAGGCAGATCAAAACCCTTAA
- a CDS encoding SusC/RagA family TonB-linked outer membrane protein: MNRIFNRLNLFFAIVFFGILPSAGLFGQSLTITGVVTSKTDGEPLPGAMILEKGTNNGVVSSFDGRYQLEVSSSEASLEFSFMGFLAETVKVDSQRSINVGLKEDVQSLEEVVVVGYGTACKKLATGNYNTIKPQNLGDKINTSFQEGLQGMAAGVNVTGSSGAVGGAVNIRVRGTGSLSSSSNPLYVIDGLPFTSYPTDGTGNFGTAYNPMTNINPDDIESLTVLKDAEATAIYGSRGANGVILIKTKSGKKGKASWTLNYSEGVKRPTHRMQHLNATDWINYTEEAWENSNVPANKRVLPYTDPNSWYTEAEARNTDIDKYDMVLRQARMRTASLAVSGGTDGFVYRLNGSYDMNEGILQQNDNDRLAFSANVGMKISERMKFNLNTKISNVKNTQYPTNSYFLNIRGHGNAFTSYSNPTGFNFIRNGLPQLPTHNPDGTFFKPTALFNVATTLDEEYFYHKSNNFTAINSGQLIFDINSNFRAEANLSLNYTGYEREVWFSPLITTKAQVGRTQDNYGYADAIKQARFYTNMNAFVEYNKELGKHEFATTVGTESYLENQRFLSNKGVGFPQTNSLKNVGSANEIVEWRERAQGAVFYSGFARFKYGYDNRYLFGMSVRTDGSSRFGAQNRWGTFPSASVGWNISEEAFMANNKVVNYLKLRSSYGISGNAEIEQNAAFYSWQFINYSYAGSQGLSPLRLKGSTDNIGWEKAYAFDLGMDFELFEGVLKGDIAYYSRTNSDLLANLSLPPTAGGGNYITNSGKLRNSGLEFSLNALVLQNTDWSWNVGLNGAFLKNEVVELSVDPNILAQEGGVALPSIGGSVASYRMVKWLGVDPETGNELFEDPATGAPFQFEDPARPSKKEMEGLVQDIDGKTGLPTFTGAFNNSVSYKGLSLSFNFYINYGNWLFDEEIMRTSYMATGNRVTNVPQFVYDQRWQQPGDQTDVPRVIYDHPFAVGTPDLGSRSTRFLYDGSFIRLQNVTLGYTLPKALTSRIKMKEIRVFASGSNLWTITKYPGWDPESVNSKANFSYMAGNIAPGVIRGNPPQAMSLKLGVNLKF, from the coding sequence ATGAACAGAATTTTTAACCGACTCAATCTATTTTTTGCGATAGTCTTTTTTGGAATACTGCCTTCGGCAGGACTTTTCGGACAGTCGCTGACCATCACTGGGGTGGTCACCTCCAAAACCGATGGGGAACCCCTACCTGGGGCGATGATCCTGGAGAAAGGAACCAACAATGGGGTAGTGAGCAGTTTCGATGGCCGTTATCAGCTTGAGGTCAGCAGTAGCGAGGCTTCGCTTGAATTCTCTTTCATGGGTTTTCTTGCGGAAACCGTGAAAGTGGACTCGCAGCGGTCGATTAATGTGGGGTTGAAGGAGGATGTGCAATCGCTTGAAGAAGTGGTTGTGGTAGGTTACGGAACCGCCTGTAAAAAGCTGGCAACGGGAAATTACAATACGATCAAACCTCAAAACCTTGGGGATAAAATCAATACCAGTTTTCAGGAAGGATTGCAGGGAATGGCCGCAGGGGTGAATGTTACTGGATCGAGTGGTGCAGTAGGGGGCGCTGTTAATATCCGTGTGCGGGGAACGGGCTCGCTCAGTAGTAGTTCCAATCCGTTATATGTGATCGACGGGCTGCCGTTTACTTCCTACCCTACTGATGGTACGGGAAATTTTGGTACGGCCTACAACCCGATGACCAATATTAACCCAGATGATATTGAGAGCCTGACAGTGCTAAAAGATGCCGAAGCTACAGCCATTTATGGTTCCCGTGGGGCAAATGGGGTAATTTTGATAAAAACCAAATCAGGGAAAAAAGGCAAAGCGAGCTGGACGCTGAACTATTCCGAGGGGGTGAAGCGGCCGACACACCGCATGCAGCACCTCAATGCCACAGACTGGATTAATTATACTGAAGAAGCATGGGAGAACTCCAACGTGCCAGCCAATAAGCGGGTGTTGCCTTATACCGACCCGAATAGTTGGTACACTGAAGCGGAAGCACGAAATACCGATATCGATAAATATGACATGGTGCTGCGACAGGCACGTATGAGAACAGCTTCTTTGGCGGTTTCTGGAGGTACGGATGGTTTTGTTTACCGCCTCAATGGTAGTTATGACATGAATGAGGGAATTCTTCAGCAAAATGACAACGACCGCCTGGCGTTCAGTGCCAATGTGGGAATGAAAATCAGTGAGCGAATGAAGTTCAACCTCAATACCAAGATTTCCAACGTTAAAAACACCCAATACCCTACGAACAGCTACTTTCTGAATATCCGGGGCCACGGGAATGCTTTTACCAGTTACAGCAACCCGACGGGCTTTAATTTTATCAGGAATGGCTTGCCACAACTGCCCACACACAATCCCGACGGCACATTCTTCAAGCCGACGGCCTTGTTCAATGTAGCGACCACCCTCGACGAGGAGTATTTTTACCATAAGTCGAATAACTTTACGGCCATTAATTCCGGGCAATTGATCTTTGATATTAACTCCAATTTCAGGGCAGAAGCCAACCTCAGCCTTAACTACACCGGGTATGAGCGCGAGGTTTGGTTTTCGCCACTGATTACCACCAAAGCGCAGGTTGGCCGAACGCAGGATAATTATGGCTATGCCGATGCCATTAAGCAGGCGCGCTTCTATACCAACATGAATGCCTTTGTGGAATACAATAAAGAGCTGGGCAAGCATGAATTTGCCACTACCGTCGGGACGGAATCCTACCTTGAAAATCAGCGATTCCTGAGTAATAAAGGGGTGGGCTTTCCGCAGACCAACTCCCTGAAGAATGTCGGCAGTGCCAATGAAATTGTGGAGTGGCGCGAGCGTGCTCAGGGAGCGGTATTTTATTCTGGGTTTGCACGGTTTAAGTATGGTTACGACAACCGCTATTTGTTCGGAATGAGCGTCCGTACCGATGGATCGAGCCGTTTCGGTGCACAAAACCGATGGGGGACATTCCCTTCTGCGTCGGTGGGCTGGAACATTTCCGAAGAGGCTTTTATGGCCAACAATAAGGTGGTCAATTACCTGAAGCTGCGCTCTTCTTATGGAATTTCCGGTAATGCTGAAATTGAACAAAATGCCGCTTTCTACAGCTGGCAGTTCATCAATTATTCTTATGCCGGATCGCAAGGCCTGTCGCCATTAAGGCTGAAAGGTTCTACCGATAATATCGGCTGGGAAAAAGCCTATGCCTTTGATCTTGGAATGGATTTCGAACTGTTCGAAGGCGTGCTGAAAGGGGATATCGCCTATTACAGCCGGACCAATTCCGACCTGTTGGCGAACCTGAGTTTGCCACCAACCGCCGGTGGAGGAAACTACATTACCAATAGCGGAAAACTTAGAAATTCTGGGCTGGAATTTTCACTCAATGCGCTGGTATTGCAAAATACCGACTGGAGCTGGAATGTCGGGCTGAATGGTGCCTTCCTGAAAAATGAGGTGGTGGAGCTGAGTGTTGATCCTAACATTCTGGCGCAGGAGGGAGGCGTTGCCCTGCCGAGCATCGGTGGAAGCGTGGCTTCTTACCGCATGGTAAAATGGCTGGGGGTGGATCCTGAAACGGGCAATGAACTTTTTGAGGACCCTGCCACTGGCGCACCTTTCCAATTCGAGGACCCTGCCCGCCCTTCGAAAAAAGAAATGGAAGGACTCGTGCAGGATATCGACGGAAAAACAGGCTTGCCGACTTTCACGGGGGCCTTTAATAACAGTGTCAGCTATAAAGGACTGAGCCTGTCTTTTAACTTCTATATCAATTATGGCAATTGGCTGTTTGATGAAGAAATTATGCGCACTTCCTATATGGCCACCGGCAACCGGGTAACCAATGTGCCGCAGTTTGTTTATGATCAGCGATGGCAACAGCCCGGCGATCAGACTGATGTGCCTCGGGTTATTTACGACCACCCTTTTGCCGTAGGAACGCCGGACCTCGGAAGCCGATCCACCAGGTTTCTCTACGACGGTTCGTTTATCAGGCTGCAAAATGTGACCCTCGGCTATACTTTGCCGAAAGCACTTACCAGCCGCATAAAAATGAAGGAAATCAGGGTGTTTGCCAGTGGTTCCAACCTATGGACCATCACCAAATACCCGGGCTGGGATCCGGAGTCGGTGAACTCTAAAGCCAACTTCAGCTATATGGCAGGAAATATCGCCCCGGGGGTTATTCGTGGCAATCCGCCACAGGCGATGTCGCTCAAACTCGGGGTAAATCTTAAGTTCTAA
- the katG gene encoding catalase/peroxidase HPI, with protein MDQSNEGKCPFNHDGLPKKSSLGTSNKDWWPNRLNIDILRLHASDFSPIDKDFNYAEAFAKLDYQALKQDLFDLMTDSQDWWPADYGHYGPFFIRMAWHSAGTYRIQDGRGGAATGNQRFAPINSWPDNGNLDKARMLLWPIKQKYGQSLSWGDLLILAGNCALESMGFKTYGFSGGREDIWQPEDDINWGYEKEWLDDERYTGDRELANPLAAVQMGLIYVNPEGPNGEPDPLKSAKDIRETFARMAMNDEETVALVAGGHTFGKAHGAGDADLLDREPEGAKIEEQGLGWRSTFESGVGIHATTSGIEGAWTPTPTKWDNSYFDTLFNYEWKLVKSPAGAWQWEAEGDEAQNLVPDAHDHNKRHAPMMTTADLALRQDPAYEKISRRFHQHPDELSKAFAQAWFKLTHRDMGPKTCYVGQEAPQEDFIWQDPIPTPAGPQIDQQDIDLLKEQLLNSGLSIGEMVSTAWASASSFRQSDRRGGANGARIRFAPQNQWEVNQPAQLKKVLDKLSQIQADFNQQQSDKKELSMADLIVLAGNTAIEKAAKDAGTDLSVPFHAGRGDAKEEQTDVASFESLRPLADGFRNYRAEKIPMMTEEMLIDKAQLLSLTPSEMTVLLGGMRVLNTNYDGSTHGVLTKRPEQLTNDFFINLLDINTKWTATNDTAEQFEGKGRTTGEKRWTATRFDLIFGSNSELRAVTEVYASADAKEKFSRDFVKAWTKVMELDRFDLKK; from the coding sequence ATGGATCAATCAAATGAAGGCAAATGCCCTTTCAATCACGATGGGCTCCCCAAGAAATCTTCCCTCGGCACTTCCAACAAAGACTGGTGGCCCAACAGGCTGAATATCGACATCCTGCGCCTGCATGCCTCAGACTTCAGCCCCATTGACAAGGATTTCAATTATGCGGAGGCTTTTGCGAAATTGGATTATCAGGCACTGAAGCAGGACCTCTTCGACCTGATGACCGACTCCCAGGATTGGTGGCCCGCAGATTATGGCCATTATGGCCCATTTTTTATTCGAATGGCCTGGCACAGTGCAGGAACTTACCGCATTCAGGATGGCCGAGGCGGTGCCGCTACGGGAAATCAACGCTTCGCCCCGATCAACAGCTGGCCAGATAATGGCAACCTCGACAAAGCACGGATGCTGCTGTGGCCCATCAAGCAAAAATATGGGCAGTCGCTTTCGTGGGGCGACCTGCTGATTCTTGCGGGAAATTGCGCCCTGGAGTCTATGGGCTTCAAGACTTATGGCTTCAGTGGTGGTCGAGAGGATATTTGGCAACCTGAAGATGATATCAACTGGGGGTATGAAAAAGAATGGCTTGATGATGAACGCTACACCGGGGATCGGGAGCTGGCCAACCCACTTGCGGCAGTACAAATGGGCCTTATTTATGTTAATCCTGAAGGACCCAACGGAGAGCCTGACCCACTGAAATCCGCTAAGGATATCCGCGAAACATTTGCCCGAATGGCGATGAATGATGAAGAAACCGTGGCTTTGGTGGCTGGCGGCCACACCTTCGGGAAGGCCCACGGCGCTGGCGATGCCGACCTGCTTGACCGGGAGCCTGAAGGAGCCAAGATTGAAGAGCAAGGGCTCGGCTGGCGCAGCACCTTTGAATCTGGCGTTGGCATACACGCTACCACCAGCGGCATTGAAGGCGCATGGACCCCCACGCCTACAAAGTGGGATAACAGCTACTTCGACACCCTGTTCAATTACGAATGGAAGCTGGTTAAGAGTCCTGCCGGCGCATGGCAATGGGAAGCGGAAGGGGACGAAGCGCAAAATTTGGTGCCCGACGCCCATGATCACAACAAGCGACACGCCCCAATGATGACCACCGCCGATCTGGCTTTACGTCAGGATCCTGCCTATGAAAAAATATCGAGAAGATTTCATCAGCACCCTGACGAGCTCTCCAAAGCATTTGCCCAAGCCTGGTTCAAACTTACCCACAGGGATATGGGGCCAAAAACCTGTTATGTGGGACAGGAAGCGCCACAGGAGGATTTCATCTGGCAGGATCCCATCCCTACACCTGCAGGTCCGCAGATCGATCAGCAAGATATTGACCTGCTGAAAGAACAACTGCTCAACAGTGGGCTCAGCATCGGTGAAATGGTTTCCACCGCCTGGGCGTCCGCCTCCTCTTTCCGACAGTCTGATCGCCGGGGTGGAGCCAATGGTGCAAGAATACGCTTTGCTCCTCAAAACCAATGGGAGGTGAATCAGCCTGCACAACTGAAAAAAGTTCTGGACAAATTGAGTCAGATACAAGCGGACTTCAACCAGCAACAATCCGATAAGAAGGAGCTCTCTATGGCTGATCTGATCGTACTTGCGGGAAACACTGCCATAGAAAAAGCTGCCAAAGATGCGGGCACTGACCTTTCTGTACCATTTCATGCTGGGCGCGGAGACGCCAAGGAGGAACAAACCGATGTGGCTTCTTTTGAGTCGTTACGACCACTCGCTGACGGGTTCAGGAATTACCGCGCAGAGAAAATCCCGATGATGACCGAAGAGATGCTCATTGATAAAGCACAACTTTTGAGTTTAACTCCTTCGGAAATGACGGTGCTGCTGGGGGGCATGCGGGTGCTGAACACCAATTACGATGGCTCTACGCATGGGGTACTGACCAAAAGACCAGAACAGCTGACCAACGACTTCTTTATTAACCTGCTGGACATCAACACCAAATGGACTGCCACCAACGACACCGCCGAACAGTTTGAAGGCAAAGGCAGAACAACAGGGGAAAAACGATGGACTGCCACAAGATTCGACCTGATTTTCGGTTCCAACAGTGAATTGAGGGCTGTTACTGAAGTATACGCCTCTGCAGATGCCAAAGAGAAATTCAGTCGCGATTTTGTAAAAGCATGGACGAAAGTGATGGAGCTTGATCGTTTTGACCTGAAAAAGTAA